Proteins encoded together in one Felis catus isolate Fca126 chromosome B3, F.catus_Fca126_mat1.0, whole genome shotgun sequence window:
- the MOK gene encoding MAPK/MAK/MRK overlapping kinase isoform X6, with amino-acid sequence MWLSFHLHTGRRHPLPEKRITCYMYQLCKSLDHMHRNGIFHRDVKPENILIKQDVLKLGDFGSCRSVYSKQPYTEYISTRWYRAPECLLTDGFYTSKMDLWSAGCVLYEIASLQPLFPGANELDQISKIHDVIGTPAEKTLTKFKQSRAMSFDFPFKKGSGIPLLTANLSPKCLSLLHAMVAYDPDERITAHQALQHPYFQDQRAVEKQALASHRNSVLSECPVAPELLLNGWQISKEGRKQKSSLKPEEDPPTRQGPACLMQLPKLKLSGVTELASYPSPALHSVFGPGANSKAPVPRPLKFVGTNQKADPQKDVKPNLKQCRLPSIGRRGGRY; translated from the exons ATGtggctttcttttcatcttcatacag GGAGAAGACACCCATTACCGGAGAAGAGAATTACGTGCTATATGTACCAGTTATGTAAATCCCTTGATCACATGCACAG AAATGGAATATTTCACAGAGATGTAAAaccagaaaatatattaataaag CAGGACGTCCTGAAATTAGGGGACTTTGGGTCCTGCCGGAGCGTCTACTCCAAGCAGCCGTATACCGAGTACATCTCCACGCGCTGGTACCGCGCCCCGGAGTGCCTCCTCACCGACGGCTTCTACACCTCCAAGATGGATCTGTGGAGTGCAGGCTGTGTGCTCTACGAGATCGCCAG ccttcaGCCCCTCTTCCCCGGAGCCAACGAGCTGGACCAGATCTCAAAAATCCACGACGTCATCGGCACACCTGCGGAGAAGACTCTCACCAAGTTCAAACA GTCGAGAGCTATgagttttgattttccttttaaaaagggaTCAGGAATACCTCTACTGACAGCCAATTTGTCCCCGAAATGCCTCTCCCTCCTGCACGCAATGGTGGCCTACGACCCCGACGAGAGAATCACTGCCCATCAGGCCCTGCAGCACCCCTACTTCCAGGACCAGAG GGCAGTGGAGAAGCAGGCTCTGGCCAGCCACAGGAACTCCGTCCTCTCAGAGTGCCCCGTGGCTCCGGAACTACTCCTTAACGGCTGGCAGATTTCAAAGGAGGGCAGGAAACAG AAATCGTCCCTAAAGCCAGAGGAGGACCCTCCCACGAGACAGGGACCCGCCTGCCTGATGCAACTGCCCAAACTGAAGCTTTCGGGAGTGACCGAACTGGCCTCGTACCCCAGCCCCGCGCTGCACTCCGTGTTCGGACCCGGAGCGAACAGCAAAGCCCCGGTGCCGAGGCCCCTGAAGTTTGTCGGCACAAACCAGAAG GCAGACCCGCAGAAGGACGTGAAGCCTAACCTGAAACAGTGTCGTCTGCCCTCGATAGGGAGGAGAGGCGGCCGCTACTGA
- the MOK gene encoding MAPK/MAK/MRK overlapping kinase isoform X3: protein MKNYKAIGKIGEGTFSEVTKLQSLRDGSYYACKQMKQRFESIEQVNSLREIQALRRLNPHPNILTLHEVVFDRKSGCLALICELMDMNIYELIRGRRHPLPEKRITCYMYQLCKSLDHMHRNGIFHRDVKPENILIKQDVLKLGDFGSCRSVYSKQPYTEYISTRWYRAPECLLTDGFYTSKMDLWSAGCVLYEIASLQPLFPGANELDQISKIHDVIGTPAEKTLTKFKQSRAMSFDFPFKKGSGIPLLTANLSPKCLSLLHAMVAYDPDERITAHQALQHPYFQDQRAVEKQALASHRNSVLSECPVAPELLLNGWQISKEGRKQKSSLKPEEDPPTRQGPACLMQLPKLKLSGVTELASYPSPALHSVFGPGANSKAPVPRPLKFVGTNQKADPQKDVKPNLKQCRLPSIGRRGGRY, encoded by the exons aCTATAAAGCAATTGGCAAAATAGGAGAGGGAACGTTTTCCGAAGTTACGAAGCTGCAAAGCCTGAGAGACGGAAGCTACTACGCGTGTAAGCAAATGAAACAGCGCTTTGAAAG TATCGAGCAAGTGAACAGTCTACGGGAGATACAAGCACTGAGGCGCCTGAACCCACACCCGAACATCCTCACGTTGCACGAAGTGGTTTT TGACAGAAAATCTGGTTGTCTTGCACTAATATGTGAACTTATGGACATGAATATTTATGAGCTAATACGAG GGAGAAGACACCCATTACCGGAGAAGAGAATTACGTGCTATATGTACCAGTTATGTAAATCCCTTGATCACATGCACAG AAATGGAATATTTCACAGAGATGTAAAaccagaaaatatattaataaag CAGGACGTCCTGAAATTAGGGGACTTTGGGTCCTGCCGGAGCGTCTACTCCAAGCAGCCGTATACCGAGTACATCTCCACGCGCTGGTACCGCGCCCCGGAGTGCCTCCTCACCGACGGCTTCTACACCTCCAAGATGGATCTGTGGAGTGCAGGCTGTGTGCTCTACGAGATCGCCAG ccttcaGCCCCTCTTCCCCGGAGCCAACGAGCTGGACCAGATCTCAAAAATCCACGACGTCATCGGCACACCTGCGGAGAAGACTCTCACCAAGTTCAAACA GTCGAGAGCTATgagttttgattttccttttaaaaagggaTCAGGAATACCTCTACTGACAGCCAATTTGTCCCCGAAATGCCTCTCCCTCCTGCACGCAATGGTGGCCTACGACCCCGACGAGAGAATCACTGCCCATCAGGCCCTGCAGCACCCCTACTTCCAGGACCAGAG GGCAGTGGAGAAGCAGGCTCTGGCCAGCCACAGGAACTCCGTCCTCTCAGAGTGCCCCGTGGCTCCGGAACTACTCCTTAACGGCTGGCAGATTTCAAAGGAGGGCAGGAAACAG AAATCGTCCCTAAAGCCAGAGGAGGACCCTCCCACGAGACAGGGACCCGCCTGCCTGATGCAACTGCCCAAACTGAAGCTTTCGGGAGTGACCGAACTGGCCTCGTACCCCAGCCCCGCGCTGCACTCCGTGTTCGGACCCGGAGCGAACAGCAAAGCCCCGGTGCCGAGGCCCCTGAAGTTTGTCGGCACAAACCAGAAG GCAGACCCGCAGAAGGACGTGAAGCCTAACCTGAAACAGTGTCGTCTGCCCTCGATAGGGAGGAGAGGCGGCCGCTACTGA
- the MOK gene encoding MAPK/MAK/MRK overlapping kinase isoform X7 yields MYQLCKSLDHMHRNGIFHRDVKPENILIKQDVLKLGDFGSCRSVYSKQPYTEYISTRWYRAPECLLTDGFYTSKMDLWSAGCVLYEIASLQPLFPGANELDQISKIHDVIGTPAEKTLTKFKQSRAMSFDFPFKKGSGIPLLTANLSPKCLSLLHAMVAYDPDERITAHQALQHPYFQDQRAVEKQALASHRNSVLSECPVAPELLLNGWQISKEGRKQKSSLKPEEDPPTRQGPACLMQLPKLKLSGVTELASYPSPALHSVFGPGANSKAPVPRPLKFVGTNQKADPQKDVKPNLKQCRLPSIGRRGGRY; encoded by the exons ATGTACCAGTTATGTAAATCCCTTGATCACATGCACAG AAATGGAATATTTCACAGAGATGTAAAaccagaaaatatattaataaag CAGGACGTCCTGAAATTAGGGGACTTTGGGTCCTGCCGGAGCGTCTACTCCAAGCAGCCGTATACCGAGTACATCTCCACGCGCTGGTACCGCGCCCCGGAGTGCCTCCTCACCGACGGCTTCTACACCTCCAAGATGGATCTGTGGAGTGCAGGCTGTGTGCTCTACGAGATCGCCAG ccttcaGCCCCTCTTCCCCGGAGCCAACGAGCTGGACCAGATCTCAAAAATCCACGACGTCATCGGCACACCTGCGGAGAAGACTCTCACCAAGTTCAAACA GTCGAGAGCTATgagttttgattttccttttaaaaagggaTCAGGAATACCTCTACTGACAGCCAATTTGTCCCCGAAATGCCTCTCCCTCCTGCACGCAATGGTGGCCTACGACCCCGACGAGAGAATCACTGCCCATCAGGCCCTGCAGCACCCCTACTTCCAGGACCAGAG GGCAGTGGAGAAGCAGGCTCTGGCCAGCCACAGGAACTCCGTCCTCTCAGAGTGCCCCGTGGCTCCGGAACTACTCCTTAACGGCTGGCAGATTTCAAAGGAGGGCAGGAAACAG AAATCGTCCCTAAAGCCAGAGGAGGACCCTCCCACGAGACAGGGACCCGCCTGCCTGATGCAACTGCCCAAACTGAAGCTTTCGGGAGTGACCGAACTGGCCTCGTACCCCAGCCCCGCGCTGCACTCCGTGTTCGGACCCGGAGCGAACAGCAAAGCCCCGGTGCCGAGGCCCCTGAAGTTTGTCGGCACAAACCAGAAG GCAGACCCGCAGAAGGACGTGAAGCCTAACCTGAAACAGTGTCGTCTGCCCTCGATAGGGAGGAGAGGCGGCCGCTACTGA
- the MOK gene encoding MAPK/MAK/MRK overlapping kinase isoform X8 produces the protein MDLWSAGCVLYEIASLQPLFPGANELDQISKIHDVIGTPAEKTLTKFKQSRAMSFDFPFKKGSGIPLLTANLSPKCLSLLHAMVAYDPDERITAHQALQHPYFQDQRAVEKQALASHRNSVLSECPVAPELLLNGWQISKEGRKQKSSLKPEEDPPTRQGPACLMQLPKLKLSGVTELASYPSPALHSVFGPGANSKAPVPRPLKFVGTNQKADPQKDVKPNLKQCRLPSIGRRGGRY, from the exons ATGGATCTGTGGAGTGCAGGCTGTGTGCTCTACGAGATCGCCAG ccttcaGCCCCTCTTCCCCGGAGCCAACGAGCTGGACCAGATCTCAAAAATCCACGACGTCATCGGCACACCTGCGGAGAAGACTCTCACCAAGTTCAAACA GTCGAGAGCTATgagttttgattttccttttaaaaagggaTCAGGAATACCTCTACTGACAGCCAATTTGTCCCCGAAATGCCTCTCCCTCCTGCACGCAATGGTGGCCTACGACCCCGACGAGAGAATCACTGCCCATCAGGCCCTGCAGCACCCCTACTTCCAGGACCAGAG GGCAGTGGAGAAGCAGGCTCTGGCCAGCCACAGGAACTCCGTCCTCTCAGAGTGCCCCGTGGCTCCGGAACTACTCCTTAACGGCTGGCAGATTTCAAAGGAGGGCAGGAAACAG AAATCGTCCCTAAAGCCAGAGGAGGACCCTCCCACGAGACAGGGACCCGCCTGCCTGATGCAACTGCCCAAACTGAAGCTTTCGGGAGTGACCGAACTGGCCTCGTACCCCAGCCCCGCGCTGCACTCCGTGTTCGGACCCGGAGCGAACAGCAAAGCCCCGGTGCCGAGGCCCCTGAAGTTTGTCGGCACAAACCAGAAG GCAGACCCGCAGAAGGACGTGAAGCCTAACCTGAAACAGTGTCGTCTGCCCTCGATAGGGAGGAGAGGCGGCCGCTACTGA
- the MOK gene encoding MAPK/MAK/MRK overlapping kinase isoform X4: MDMNIYELIREVRYVPLVTVFGYFLGRAGRRHPLPEKRITCYMYQLCKSLDHMHRNGIFHRDVKPENILIKQDVLKLGDFGSCRSVYSKQPYTEYISTRWYRAPECLLTDGFYTSKMDLWSAGCVLYEIASLQPLFPGANELDQISKIHDVIGTPAEKTLTKFKQSRAMSFDFPFKKGSGIPLLTANLSPKCLSLLHAMVAYDPDERITAHQALQHPYFQDQRAVEKQALASHRNSVLSECPVAPELLLNGWQISKEGRKQKSSLKPEEDPPTRQGPACLMQLPKLKLSGVTELASYPSPALHSVFGPGANSKAPVPRPLKFVGTNQKADPQKDVKPNLKQCRLPSIGRRGGRY; the protein is encoded by the exons ATGGACATGAATATTTATGAGCTAATACGAG AAGTGAGGTATGTACCGTTGGTAACCGTCTTTGGCTACTTCCTTGGCCGCGCAGGGAGAAGACACCCATTACCGGAGAAGAGAATTACGTGCTATATGTACCAGTTATGTAAATCCCTTGATCACATGCACAG AAATGGAATATTTCACAGAGATGTAAAaccagaaaatatattaataaag CAGGACGTCCTGAAATTAGGGGACTTTGGGTCCTGCCGGAGCGTCTACTCCAAGCAGCCGTATACCGAGTACATCTCCACGCGCTGGTACCGCGCCCCGGAGTGCCTCCTCACCGACGGCTTCTACACCTCCAAGATGGATCTGTGGAGTGCAGGCTGTGTGCTCTACGAGATCGCCAG ccttcaGCCCCTCTTCCCCGGAGCCAACGAGCTGGACCAGATCTCAAAAATCCACGACGTCATCGGCACACCTGCGGAGAAGACTCTCACCAAGTTCAAACA GTCGAGAGCTATgagttttgattttccttttaaaaagggaTCAGGAATACCTCTACTGACAGCCAATTTGTCCCCGAAATGCCTCTCCCTCCTGCACGCAATGGTGGCCTACGACCCCGACGAGAGAATCACTGCCCATCAGGCCCTGCAGCACCCCTACTTCCAGGACCAGAG GGCAGTGGAGAAGCAGGCTCTGGCCAGCCACAGGAACTCCGTCCTCTCAGAGTGCCCCGTGGCTCCGGAACTACTCCTTAACGGCTGGCAGATTTCAAAGGAGGGCAGGAAACAG AAATCGTCCCTAAAGCCAGAGGAGGACCCTCCCACGAGACAGGGACCCGCCTGCCTGATGCAACTGCCCAAACTGAAGCTTTCGGGAGTGACCGAACTGGCCTCGTACCCCAGCCCCGCGCTGCACTCCGTGTTCGGACCCGGAGCGAACAGCAAAGCCCCGGTGCCGAGGCCCCTGAAGTTTGTCGGCACAAACCAGAAG GCAGACCCGCAGAAGGACGTGAAGCCTAACCTGAAACAGTGTCGTCTGCCCTCGATAGGGAGGAGAGGCGGCCGCTACTGA
- the MOK gene encoding MAPK/MAK/MRK overlapping kinase isoform X5 has protein sequence MVGFYFCLQEVRYVPLVTVFGYFLGRAGRRHPLPEKRITCYMYQLCKSLDHMHRNGIFHRDVKPENILIKQDVLKLGDFGSCRSVYSKQPYTEYISTRWYRAPECLLTDGFYTSKMDLWSAGCVLYEIASLQPLFPGANELDQISKIHDVIGTPAEKTLTKFKQSRAMSFDFPFKKGSGIPLLTANLSPKCLSLLHAMVAYDPDERITAHQALQHPYFQDQRAVEKQALASHRNSVLSECPVAPELLLNGWQISKEGRKQKSSLKPEEDPPTRQGPACLMQLPKLKLSGVTELASYPSPALHSVFGPGANSKAPVPRPLKFVGTNQKADPQKDVKPNLKQCRLPSIGRRGGRY, from the exons ATGGTGGGATTCTATTTTTGTCTTCAAGAAGTGAGGTATGTACCGTTGGTAACCGTCTTTGGCTACTTCCTTGGCCGCGCAGGGAGAAGACACCCATTACCGGAGAAGAGAATTACGTGCTATATGTACCAGTTATGTAAATCCCTTGATCACATGCACAG AAATGGAATATTTCACAGAGATGTAAAaccagaaaatatattaataaag CAGGACGTCCTGAAATTAGGGGACTTTGGGTCCTGCCGGAGCGTCTACTCCAAGCAGCCGTATACCGAGTACATCTCCACGCGCTGGTACCGCGCCCCGGAGTGCCTCCTCACCGACGGCTTCTACACCTCCAAGATGGATCTGTGGAGTGCAGGCTGTGTGCTCTACGAGATCGCCAG ccttcaGCCCCTCTTCCCCGGAGCCAACGAGCTGGACCAGATCTCAAAAATCCACGACGTCATCGGCACACCTGCGGAGAAGACTCTCACCAAGTTCAAACA GTCGAGAGCTATgagttttgattttccttttaaaaagggaTCAGGAATACCTCTACTGACAGCCAATTTGTCCCCGAAATGCCTCTCCCTCCTGCACGCAATGGTGGCCTACGACCCCGACGAGAGAATCACTGCCCATCAGGCCCTGCAGCACCCCTACTTCCAGGACCAGAG GGCAGTGGAGAAGCAGGCTCTGGCCAGCCACAGGAACTCCGTCCTCTCAGAGTGCCCCGTGGCTCCGGAACTACTCCTTAACGGCTGGCAGATTTCAAAGGAGGGCAGGAAACAG AAATCGTCCCTAAAGCCAGAGGAGGACCCTCCCACGAGACAGGGACCCGCCTGCCTGATGCAACTGCCCAAACTGAAGCTTTCGGGAGTGACCGAACTGGCCTCGTACCCCAGCCCCGCGCTGCACTCCGTGTTCGGACCCGGAGCGAACAGCAAAGCCCCGGTGCCGAGGCCCCTGAAGTTTGTCGGCACAAACCAGAAG GCAGACCCGCAGAAGGACGTGAAGCCTAACCTGAAACAGTGTCGTCTGCCCTCGATAGGGAGGAGAGGCGGCCGCTACTGA